A single region of the Erwinia sp. genome encodes:
- a CDS encoding hypothetical protein (ID:LKCDNKCA_00041;~source:Prodigal:2.6), producing MKIQTYPSSNNYFNTGISALCDAGFQFRRRKESLLVVCMAPWSVRKVVSASWLESWNESRVLIVSDTRFFPLARYFQLRNNRMIDICHITEFYGVLGDFLWSGKLSGREYDEGITHLTDMEYISLQSALEGMSAEKQALVMGISKKTVFTHRAASARKLSVKKLSHLLSPKILNSCHLAGA from the coding sequence GTGAAAATCCAGACTTATCCCTCCAGTAATAATTACTTCAATACAGGTATATCTGCATTGTGCGATGCAGGATTTCAGTTCAGGCGAAGAAAAGAATCCCTCCTGGTTGTGTGCATGGCACCCTGGTCCGTAAGAAAGGTGGTTTCTGCCAGCTGGCTTGAAAGCTGGAATGAATCGAGGGTACTCATTGTTTCCGACACAAGATTCTTTCCCCTGGCACGGTATTTTCAGCTGCGAAACAATCGAATGATAGATATCTGCCATATCACAGAGTTTTACGGAGTGCTTGGAGATTTCCTCTGGAGTGGAAAATTAAGCGGACGGGAATACGATGAAGGCATTACTCATCTGACAGATATGGAATATATTTCTCTACAAAGCGCCTTAGAAGGTATGAGCGCGGAGAAACAAGCTCTTGTCATGGGGATTAGTAAAAAAACTGTTTTTACTCATCGTGCCGCCTCGGCCAGAAAGCTCAGTGTGAAAAAGCTGTCACACCTGCTCTCACCCAAAATACTCAATTCATGTCATTTAGCTGGAGCGTAG
- a CDS encoding hypothetical protein (ID:LKCDNKCA_00042;~source:Prodigal:2.6) — protein MRKSLFILTPLFATLLAASSLTQAASNGQITISGSVVDVTCDVSVPASLNLGNFAKSAFTTVATPVNGSTQSFNIELSNCGSPSANGKASVIMSGNTLPGNPTIFNAKDGTAGVMISTDLAPTTYLTSDTKIQVATAPATSPSPAAFNNKTLKLWAGLAATKTNPETGVVNAPVTFSFFYN, from the coding sequence ATGCGTAAGTCCCTTTTTATACTGACTCCCCTGTTTGCCACACTACTGGCCGCGAGCAGCCTGACCCAGGCCGCTTCAAACGGACAAATAACCATAAGTGGTAGTGTCGTGGACGTGACCTGCGATGTTTCCGTCCCTGCGAGCCTTAATCTGGGAAACTTTGCCAAGTCGGCATTCACCACTGTGGCAACACCGGTAAATGGAAGCACTCAGTCCTTTAACATTGAACTCAGTAACTGCGGTTCGCCGTCTGCGAACGGTAAAGCGAGCGTGATCATGAGCGGTAACACGTTGCCAGGGAACCCCACTATTTTCAACGCTAAAGACGGTACTGCTGGCGTCATGATCAGTACTGATTTAGCACCCACAACCTATCTGACCTCTGATACAAAAATTCAGGTGGCAACGGCTCCTGCAACAAGTCCGTCTCCCGCTGCTTTTAATAACAAAACGCTGAAACTCTGGGCTGGTCTTGCCGCCACCAAGACCAACCCCGAAACTGGCGTGGTCAACGCACCTGTCACGTTTAGCTTTTTCTATAACTGA
- the focC gene encoding Chaperone protein FocC (ID:LKCDNKCA_00043;~source:Prodigal:2.6): MTRLPILILLTAALLGTPFKGRSAGFGIDATRLIYPEGAGSITVTVRNTLTHGPYLVQAAISTKQDKRVTAPFALTPPLFRLESQSTNQLRIAFTGQPLPGDRESVFYLHATAIPTSERLDSSKKPEEVQAQLHFGVGNIIKLFYRPAGLGMSSSAAQGGLELSRVPGGLKLINPSPFFISLAGLTAEGKSLPLDTPDSLMLPPYGSHTWPVKTSLAAHALVQWRTINDWGGTDVFSATLP; this comes from the coding sequence ATGACGCGATTACCCATCCTGATTTTGCTGACGGCAGCTTTGCTGGGCACGCCTTTTAAAGGAAGGTCTGCCGGGTTCGGTATTGATGCAACCCGCCTGATTTATCCCGAAGGTGCCGGCAGTATTACCGTGACCGTGCGTAATACCCTCACTCACGGACCGTATCTGGTACAGGCGGCAATAAGTACTAAACAGGATAAGCGGGTAACCGCCCCGTTTGCCCTGACGCCGCCACTTTTCCGCCTGGAGTCACAAAGTACAAATCAGCTACGTATTGCATTTACGGGACAGCCGTTACCCGGCGACCGTGAGTCGGTATTTTATCTTCATGCCACCGCGATCCCGACCAGTGAGCGCCTGGACTCGTCGAAAAAACCTGAGGAAGTACAGGCCCAGCTGCACTTCGGGGTGGGTAACATTATCAAACTTTTCTACCGTCCGGCGGGTCTTGGCATGTCCTCTTCAGCTGCACAGGGTGGGCTGGAGCTCTCCCGCGTGCCTGGTGGACTGAAGCTGATAAATCCCTCACCCTTCTTCATCAGCCTTGCCGGACTTACTGCAGAAGGAAAAAGTCTGCCTCTCGATACGCCGGACTCGCTCATGCTTCCACCGTACGGTAGCCATACCTGGCCGGTTAAAACTTCGCTTGCAGCTCACGCGCTTGTGCAGTGGCGTACCATTAATGACTGGGGGGGGACCGATGTGTTCAGCGCGACCTTACCTTAG
- a CDS encoding hypothetical protein (ID:LKCDNKCA_00044;~source:Prodigal:2.6) has product MCSARPYLRSVYAVFFLGSLLASAGVPAVTVNFSAKLTDGTCTVRLDKSTLSLGTVSPSQLQPDSLVAAQPFTVTVEQCTGLGRGTLRPALTVTGPGGFTGGRFLFRDYSATTSAGVLVIQSASSPDYSMTEVQNNSEISLATPGNVPRDQQLTFYAGVSCGGKDSCASVRPGTLSATLMFSFAYL; this is encoded by the coding sequence ATGTGTTCAGCGCGACCTTACCTTAGAAGCGTTTACGCTGTGTTTTTTTTGGGCAGTCTGTTGGCAAGCGCCGGGGTGCCCGCTGTCACAGTAAACTTTTCCGCCAAGCTGACCGATGGCACCTGTACTGTCAGGCTGGACAAAAGCACGCTGTCACTGGGGACTGTATCCCCGTCCCAGCTGCAGCCAGACAGCCTTGTTGCTGCACAGCCTTTCACCGTTACAGTTGAGCAATGTACCGGCCTTGGAAGAGGTACTCTCAGGCCCGCGTTGACTGTAACCGGCCCGGGTGGCTTTACAGGAGGTAGATTCCTTTTCCGTGATTATAGCGCCACGACGAGTGCAGGCGTCCTGGTTATCCAGAGTGCCTCCTCGCCTGATTACAGCATGACTGAAGTTCAGAACAACAGCGAGATTTCACTGGCAACCCCGGGAAATGTCCCGCGGGACCAGCAACTGACGTTTTATGCGGGGGTCAGCTGCGGAGGAAAAGACAGCTGTGCCTCAGTCCGTCCGGGTACGCTGTCCGCTACGCTGATGTTTTCGTTTGCCTACCTGTGA
- the lpfB gene encoding putative fimbrial chaperone LpfB (ID:LKCDNKCA_00045;~source:Prodigal:2.6): MTPSFYRALTGMLLTFSLCSQATGGGISLGQTRVIFSSADKAQTLTVSNSGKRAYLIQTRVQKELNDTGSAPFIVTPPLFSLQGNSRQMLRLLPQNIALPADRESLFYITVSAIPAQSDPITSSDRLSVGVRFIIKLFYRPQGLPRDLTSCSLMFRREPHVVRVVNPSAYHQTVGMLSFDERHVESGQETSVIPPYGSTSLPVEGTVNQVDWRTLNDYGGLSDVCHQTGLPSTENVP, translated from the coding sequence ATGACGCCGTCATTTTACCGCGCGCTCACGGGCATGCTGCTCACTTTCAGCCTGTGCTCTCAGGCCACAGGTGGTGGCATCAGCCTCGGGCAGACGCGGGTAATTTTCTCTTCTGCTGATAAGGCGCAAACCCTCACCGTCAGCAACAGCGGAAAGCGGGCTTACCTAATCCAGACGCGGGTGCAAAAAGAGCTGAACGATACGGGATCCGCACCGTTTATCGTCACGCCCCCGCTGTTTTCACTGCAGGGCAACAGCCGCCAGATGCTGCGCCTGTTGCCGCAAAATATCGCCCTGCCTGCAGACAGGGAGTCGCTCTTCTATATCACCGTCTCGGCCATCCCCGCGCAGTCCGACCCGATAACATCATCCGATCGGTTGTCGGTAGGGGTCCGTTTTATCATCAAGCTGTTCTATCGCCCGCAGGGGCTGCCACGCGATCTTACTTCCTGTTCCCTGATGTTCAGGCGTGAGCCTCACGTCGTTCGGGTCGTCAATCCCTCCGCGTATCACCAGACCGTGGGGATGCTCTCCTTTGACGAACGCCACGTGGAGTCAGGTCAGGAAACTTCAGTGATACCTCCTTACGGCAGCACCTCTCTGCCCGTTGAAGGGACGGTAAATCAGGTGGACTGGCGGACTCTGAATGATTATGGCGGGCTCTCCGATGTTTGCCACCAGACGGGCTTGCCTTCCACGGAGAACGTACCATGA
- the fimC gene encoding Chaperone protein FimC (ID:LKCDNKCA_00046;~source:Prodigal:2.6) — MKYLFCFITVLGLLACELRPAQAKPDPSAGIAFHVLRVIYAEADKLGVTLTASNNSPTPFLMQSWIRPVDPDTGDVDLRWHGSPVMPFIVTPPLARTEPDGELVVRIRRNDVPLPRDRESVFFVSTKALPAQQKDQKQVVITVVSNLKLFYRPAGLSKRAVADMAPRLTFSREGNRLTANNPTPYWLTFSRLQVGSVTLEKPALRLMVPPFGSRTYVLPSAASGQVSWQLIDEDGWDTPVARQD; from the coding sequence ATGAAGTATTTGTTTTGTTTTATAACGGTCCTTGGCCTGCTGGCCTGCGAACTTCGCCCGGCACAGGCCAAGCCTGATCCGTCAGCTGGAATAGCTTTTCACGTGCTGCGGGTCATTTATGCCGAAGCTGACAAACTGGGTGTGACGCTCACTGCCAGCAATAACAGTCCCACTCCCTTCCTGATGCAGTCGTGGATCAGGCCTGTTGATCCGGATACAGGGGATGTCGACCTGCGCTGGCACGGCAGCCCGGTGATGCCATTTATCGTCACGCCCCCGCTGGCCCGCACGGAGCCAGACGGTGAACTGGTCGTACGTATTCGTCGCAACGATGTCCCGCTTCCCCGCGATCGCGAATCCGTCTTCTTTGTCTCCACGAAGGCGCTGCCTGCCCAGCAGAAAGACCAGAAACAGGTGGTGATAACGGTTGTCAGTAACCTCAAGCTGTTTTATCGCCCGGCAGGTTTATCGAAACGCGCCGTGGCAGACATGGCCCCCAGGCTGACCTTCAGCCGGGAGGGCAACCGGCTTACCGCAAATAATCCCACGCCCTACTGGCTGACGTTTTCACGGCTTCAGGTGGGGAGCGTGACGCTGGAGAAACCGGCTCTGCGCCTTATGGTTCCGCCTTTCGGCAGCCGGACTTATGTCCTCCCCTCAGCGGCGAGCGGGCAGGTCAGCTGGCAGCTCATTGATGAAGATGGCTGGGACACTCCGGTTGCAAGACAGGATTAA
- the fimD gene encoding Outer membrane usher protein FimD (ID:LKCDNKCA_00047;~source:Prodigal:2.6) yields the protein MKIHPVALASLLACGALPAWGRDYFNPALLSLGGSQETVTDLSAFESAGQTPPGTYLVTVMVNLSERGQYRIVFIPGDKGQVRPELTPDFLTEMGVNTATLPAFRGLPSDRPVGDLALLIPEARVHFDFQQQRLELSIPQVAMKPDADSTVNPALWDQGMTAFLLNYDLNGNRSRQEGAWGQSGGEQTSLFLRLNGGMNWQAWRLRSDLNYLNSKSSSGSSKAQQIRQTRFSNTYLQRDVQALRSDVLVGENSTGNDIFDSIPFRGVRLTSSEDMLPQSLRGFAPVVSGIAQSNASVTVSQNGNVVYQAQVAPGPFRIDNLYQSGQGGDLTVTVTEADGSVRTWTQAFSALPVMQRPGGMKYELTAGRYNGGITKGSREASFMLGTFIYGLPRDVTLYGGGLLAEKYASVAAGSGVSLGKFGALSSDVTLSSAHMYDERQSGQSYRVRYAKNLLSTGSAIDLTAYRYSTRHFYSFASFNNSGYQLSEGQVPWALTRQRSDFQVRISQQLGSFGALYLSGSRTDYWGRAQPNNTLSAGYNGSWRGINYGLAYRIDRIKSSGDWPQNRQLAFSMQVPLSLFSARPAVSRAYARYQMTHNAEGRVQQQAGVSGSAAEDRLSYSMMQGWSNNGQGGNGGSTRNLNLGWQGSRGMLNAGYSQSSQYNSLSAGASGGLIVHPDGITLNQPLGTSAAVVRAPGAAGVTVMNGGLRTDGRGYAVVPYLSPYQSNTVSLDPSTLPEDVDLPQSSTRVYPTRGAVVAATYAPRKGYQALITLNRAGVPVPFGTVVTLTGRGGETNSSIVGDAGQVYLSGLPEQGKLIAAWGRGAAQQCRAGFDLNKATVPANNPVRMLNVKCQDGE from the coding sequence ATGAAAATTCACCCTGTCGCATTAGCTTCACTCCTGGCATGCGGTGCCCTACCTGCCTGGGGACGTGATTATTTTAACCCGGCTCTGCTGTCCCTCGGGGGAAGCCAGGAGACGGTTACCGATCTGAGTGCGTTTGAAAGCGCCGGACAGACCCCACCCGGGACCTATCTGGTGACGGTGATGGTAAACCTCAGTGAACGCGGACAGTACCGGATAGTTTTTATTCCGGGTGATAAGGGGCAGGTCAGGCCGGAGCTGACCCCTGACTTCCTGACAGAGATGGGTGTCAATACGGCAACATTACCCGCTTTTCGCGGACTGCCGTCTGACCGTCCGGTCGGTGACCTGGCCCTTCTTATCCCCGAAGCCAGGGTGCATTTTGATTTTCAGCAGCAACGCCTGGAGCTCAGCATTCCTCAGGTAGCGATGAAACCTGATGCTGACAGTACGGTTAATCCTGCGCTGTGGGACCAGGGGATGACCGCCTTTTTACTCAACTATGACCTCAACGGGAACCGCAGCCGTCAGGAGGGAGCATGGGGCCAGTCAGGTGGAGAACAGACCAGCCTGTTCCTGAGGCTGAACGGGGGTATGAACTGGCAGGCGTGGCGCCTGCGCAGCGATTTGAACTACCTGAACAGTAAAAGCAGCAGCGGCAGCAGTAAGGCACAGCAGATCCGGCAAACCCGCTTTTCGAATACCTACCTGCAGCGTGACGTTCAGGCCTTGCGTTCAGATGTACTCGTCGGTGAAAACAGTACCGGTAATGACATATTCGACAGCATTCCGTTTCGCGGGGTCAGACTGACCTCCAGCGAAGATATGCTGCCGCAGAGCCTGCGCGGGTTTGCACCGGTGGTAAGCGGCATTGCGCAGAGTAACGCCAGTGTCACCGTGAGCCAGAACGGCAACGTGGTTTATCAGGCACAGGTTGCCCCCGGACCGTTTCGGATCGACAACCTGTATCAGTCCGGCCAGGGAGGAGATCTGACGGTTACCGTGACCGAAGCGGATGGCAGCGTGCGTACCTGGACCCAGGCCTTTTCGGCACTGCCGGTGATGCAGCGTCCTGGCGGGATGAAGTATGAACTGACTGCCGGGCGGTATAACGGTGGCATCACGAAAGGTTCCCGTGAGGCCAGCTTCATGCTGGGTACCTTCATCTATGGGCTTCCCCGTGACGTCACGCTTTACGGCGGCGGGCTGCTGGCGGAAAAATATGCTTCAGTCGCGGCGGGGAGCGGGGTGTCCCTCGGTAAATTCGGTGCCTTATCGTCTGACGTGACCCTTTCATCCGCCCATATGTATGACGAAAGGCAGAGCGGGCAATCATACCGGGTACGTTATGCTAAAAACCTGCTCAGTACCGGCAGCGCGATAGACCTCACGGCCTATCGCTACTCCACCCGCCATTTTTACAGCTTTGCCAGCTTCAACAACAGCGGCTATCAGCTCAGTGAAGGGCAGGTACCCTGGGCGCTGACCCGCCAGCGTTCAGATTTTCAGGTACGCATAAGCCAGCAACTGGGGAGTTTCGGGGCGCTCTATCTGTCGGGCTCACGCACGGATTACTGGGGCCGTGCGCAGCCGAACAACACCCTGTCAGCGGGCTACAATGGCAGCTGGCGCGGCATTAACTATGGCCTGGCGTACCGTATCGACAGAATAAAATCTTCCGGAGACTGGCCACAGAACCGCCAGCTGGCGTTCAGCATGCAGGTGCCTCTGAGCCTGTTCAGCGCGAGGCCCGCCGTTTCACGCGCGTACGCCCGCTATCAGATGACGCATAACGCAGAAGGTCGTGTACAGCAACAGGCGGGAGTGAGCGGGTCGGCAGCAGAGGACCGGCTTTCCTACAGCATGATGCAGGGATGGAGCAACAACGGTCAGGGTGGTAACGGAGGGAGCACCCGTAACCTGAATCTTGGGTGGCAGGGGAGCCGGGGCATGCTCAACGCCGGCTACAGCCAAAGCAGTCAGTACAACTCACTGAGCGCAGGGGCAAGCGGGGGGCTGATAGTTCATCCTGACGGGATAACGCTGAACCAGCCGTTAGGCACATCGGCGGCCGTTGTCCGCGCTCCGGGAGCCGCCGGAGTGACTGTGATGAACGGCGGACTTCGCACCGACGGCCGCGGCTATGCGGTAGTACCTTATCTGTCACCTTACCAGAGTAATACGGTGAGTCTGGATCCGTCGACGCTGCCGGAGGACGTAGACCTGCCACAAAGCAGCACCCGCGTCTACCCTACCCGCGGAGCGGTGGTGGCCGCCACGTATGCACCCCGGAAAGGATACCAGGCCCTCATCACCCTGAACCGGGCCGGGGTGCCCGTCCCCTTCGGTACGGTGGTCACGCTGACAGGCAGAGGAGGGGAAACAAACAGCAGCATCGTGGGCGATGCAGGACAGGTTTACCTGAGCGGACTGCCTGAGCAGGGGAAACTGATCGCGGCCTGGGGGCGAGGTGCTGCACAGCAGTGCCGGGCAGGCTTTGACTTAAACAAGGCAACGGTACCGGCAAATAATCCGGTACGCATGCTAAACGTAAAATGTCAGGATGGTGAGTAA
- a CDS encoding hypothetical protein (ID:LKCDNKCA_00048;~source:Prodigal:2.6), producing the protein MKQRLVKAASCGLACLILVMQPVASALAVTITVGKGTGIIWEGLPFNVTLSDPLGSEYGSAKDAVAGISSAEYCQPNDRGFLRNFGGYRAAFLSKGLGLIPRARVMATYERYDGTMETFTGTIGLPDIKGSTSEGGEVGTVPGTDWCLPARMKDAPQFYRRGGKRSVTVSGSWLLVADGTQTSGMASFTPMNAISTIFPRTSQSILPGGIEIRVTNIMCSISTPVAVNFGTLFRDTEVGAEMARQTKNLGVSCSQENDERINVNINLQVHGISGLYNNEPSRLALDQGGGYITGEVSDGVTGSGNCKATTGLRFDDYQVKLGDIKAWESSKSFDRQLTWRLCSGGSSLPTGEVTACAEMLVTFN; encoded by the coding sequence ATGAAACAACGTCTGGTAAAGGCCGCTTCATGCGGTTTAGCCTGTTTGATTTTAGTCATGCAGCCGGTGGCTTCAGCGCTTGCAGTAACTATCACTGTCGGAAAAGGTACAGGAATTATCTGGGAGGGGTTACCGTTTAATGTAACGCTCAGTGACCCCCTTGGCAGTGAGTATGGATCTGCAAAAGATGCAGTGGCAGGAATATCTTCCGCTGAATATTGCCAACCTAATGACAGAGGGTTTTTGAGGAATTTTGGTGGATACCGCGCCGCTTTTTTATCGAAGGGCCTTGGACTGATACCCCGGGCCAGGGTGATGGCCACCTATGAAAGGTATGACGGAACTATGGAGACATTTACCGGCACCATTGGGCTGCCGGATATAAAGGGCTCCACGTCAGAGGGAGGGGAAGTCGGAACCGTGCCCGGAACGGACTGGTGCCTACCTGCACGGATGAAGGATGCGCCTCAGTTTTACCGTCGGGGCGGCAAGCGTAGTGTAACAGTATCCGGTTCCTGGTTACTGGTTGCGGACGGTACCCAGACGTCAGGAATGGCGAGTTTCACCCCCATGAACGCTATCAGCACTATATTTCCAAGAACGAGCCAGAGCATATTGCCTGGGGGTATCGAAATCCGTGTCACTAACATTATGTGTAGCATAAGTACGCCGGTCGCGGTCAACTTCGGAACCTTGTTCCGGGATACAGAGGTGGGTGCGGAAATGGCCCGGCAAACAAAAAACCTGGGAGTGTCCTGCTCGCAAGAGAATGATGAGCGCATTAATGTCAATATAAATCTTCAGGTTCATGGCATCAGTGGTCTGTATAATAACGAGCCATCACGCCTGGCGCTGGACCAGGGGGGGGGCTACATCACAGGTGAGGTTAGTGATGGAGTTACCGGAAGCGGTAACTGCAAAGCAACGACCGGGCTGAGATTTGATGATTATCAGGTTAAACTTGGCGATATCAAAGCTTGGGAAAGCAGCAAATCGTTTGACAGACAGTTGACATGGCGACTGTGTTCGGGGGGTAGCAGTCTGCCGACGGGAGAGGTTACGGCTTGTGCGGAAATGCTGGTGACGTTCAACTGA
- a CDS encoding hypothetical protein (ID:LKCDNKCA_00049;~source:Prodigal:2.6), which yields MTGRYISHVPARHFKMVRYPGFLANRKRGTLLPKVWEALSMTAREKPKRPGFAVLMKGFLGTDPYQCILCKGRLRFAGAVAGEHATKMLSDRLQQMAKKRWLRMPALDQCA from the coding sequence ATGACCGGCCGCTATATCAGCCACGTTCCGGCAAGGCATTTTAAAATGGTGCGCTACCCGGGCTTTCTGGCCAACCGCAAGCGGGGCACGCTGCTGCCGAAGGTCTGGGAAGCGCTGTCGATGACGGCACGGGAAAAACCGAAGCGGCCCGGGTTTGCGGTGCTGATGAAAGGTTTCCTGGGCACGGATCCATACCAGTGCATCCTCTGCAAAGGCCGGCTGCGTTTTGCCGGTGCCGTGGCGGGTGAGCACGCCACAAAAATGCTCTCAGACAGGCTGCAACAGATGGCGAAAAAACGATGGCTGCGGATGCCTGCTCTGGATCAGTGCGCCTGA
- a CDS encoding hypothetical protein (ID:LKCDNKCA_00050;~source:Prodigal:2.6) codes for MYIPRPAKLLFTVDDGWNRYLEKHGDNISQWTRLCVERMLACGTCAMGVRRYCCASPDCTHSRFFCQSCKSKACSACGMKSTEQWIAKQQHVQPDCDWQHITFTMPHLLWPFFSNNWPLLNDLFRCATRAMLKWARRQGIEVGIFCALHTYGRQLNQYPHIHVSVTRGGLDVKHGAWRSLFFRKKAVEEFWRGAVIRLLRDSYERVSPGTLPGLGHIRDGEQWRRYLKAQYGRHWKVHFAKTRGAWHSVKYLGRYLKRPPVSASRLRHYAGGAVVHHYLDHRTGKQKRQTLS; via the coding sequence CCGCCCCGCTAAACTCCTCTTCACCGTAGATGACGGCTGGAACCGCTACCTCGAAAAACACGGCGACAACATCAGCCAGTGGACCCGCCTCTGTGTTGAGCGCATGCTCGCCTGCGGGACCTGCGCCATGGGCGTACGCCGTTACTGCTGCGCCTCGCCGGACTGCACACACTCCCGCTTCTTCTGCCAGAGCTGCAAGTCAAAGGCCTGCAGCGCCTGCGGCATGAAATCAACTGAGCAGTGGATAGCCAAACAGCAGCACGTGCAGCCCGACTGCGACTGGCAGCACATCACCTTTACCATGCCCCACCTGCTGTGGCCCTTCTTCAGCAACAACTGGCCCCTGCTCAACGACCTGTTCCGCTGCGCCACCCGCGCCATGCTGAAGTGGGCACGCCGGCAGGGTATTGAGGTCGGTATCTTCTGTGCCCTGCATACTTACGGCCGCCAACTTAATCAGTACCCGCATATCCACGTTTCCGTCACCCGCGGTGGGCTTGACGTTAAGCACGGCGCCTGGCGCAGCCTTTTCTTCAGAAAGAAGGCCGTTGAGGAATTCTGGCGGGGGGCCGTTATCCGCCTGCTGCGCGACAGCTATGAGCGGGTCAGTCCCGGCACCCTGCCGGGACTGGGGCATATCCGCGACGGGGAGCAGTGGCGGCGCTACCTGAAGGCACAGTATGGCCGGCACTGGAAGGTACACTTCGCGAAGACCCGGGGAGCCTGGCACAGCGTTAAATACCTCGGACGCTACCTGAAGCGCCCGCCGGTGTCGGCTTCACGGCTGCGACACTACGCCGGCGGCGCGGTGGTCCACCATTACCTCGATCACCGCACGGGAAAGCAAAAGCGCCAGACGCTGAGTTAG